ttgtagcaatgaaaataacaggAAAAGTCTCAAATGTAACATTTTGTATAAAAATTACACTTCAAGATGTCTCAATTAGTAGTACTTGCCATGCCAACACCAGCCCTTAAGCTCAGATCCAACACTCATATAAAAAGCCAAGACCAGTTGCACATGCCTATAGTTCTACCAGGAGTAGGGGAGGCAGAAACATGAGGCTCCCTAGGGCTGTGGATCTCTGGGTGGCTGGCATCCAGTCTAGCTAAATCCAAATCTGCAAACTCCATATGcagtgagaaaccttgtttcaaaaataaggtggataaCACTAAAtgttgacctctgatctccacatatacatgtgcacacacagacacaaagagaaatagaaaaattataactaagtaaaaaactaaaaaataaatgcataaatacaagTACAGCctatataacaaaaaataaagaggacTAAATAGAAAAACCATATTATTATGTACTAGAGTGAGAAGATTCAATATAAAAGAATTCTCAAGGTTAcccataaataaaatgtagccaGTCTCTTCAGAAATTTGATACTGGATATGCcaaaaatattccaaaatttaTTTGTAGATATACataagggagatttttttttgttgttttagtaagaataatgggccaggccgtggtggcacactccttttaatcctagcatttgggaggcagaagcaggtggatctctgcgagttcaaggccagcctggtctacagagtgagttccaggacagccaaagaaaccctatcttaaaaaacaacaaacaaacaaaataatgggGTGGAAAAAAAACCTCTATCACACTAGATAACAAAACTCTCACCAaactgaacaaaaacaaaacaatagcaacacAAAATCAGGcatcaaaagcagagagagaaatgtagTCAATGGAGAGTATTTGTACAATTAATCACCTGCTTGGAAACATCTGCATCGCTGCTCATATCGCTGCTCTAAACTTAACTCCAGGAGACTGATGTTTTATAAAAACTTGCATCAAAAGGTGTTATAAAAACAGCACAAATTCTAACTGCTGCGATACAAGTCTCCCACCCTGTGATGATGTCCTAGCATGTGACCAGGCGTCATTCTAAAGCATACCCTTCACAAGCAGGCTTTTTCTAGATGTTGTTTTCATATTCAAACagaatgtcctttttttttttttttttttttttttttttcagaaaagccAGCTTTATTTCTAATACTCTGACTGATATGAGCCTTTAGCGGGTACCAATAGTCCCTTGCCACACTCGGACCAGGTTGTCTGTGTAACCAGCAAACAGAGTCTGGCCATCAGCAGACCATGCCAGGGAGGTGCACTGGGGTGGCTCTGCCTTGCTGCTGGTGCTGATGACTTCTTGCTTCAGCTCATCTACAATGATCTTGCCCTCCAAGTCCCAAATCTTGATACTGGGGCCAGTAGCAGCACATAACCAGTAGCAGTTGGGGCTGAAACACAAGGCATTGATGATGTCCCCACCATCCAGTGTGTAAAGGTGTTTGCCTTCATTCAGATCCCACAGCATGGCTTGGCCATCCTTGCCTCCAGAAGCACAGAGAGATCCATCAGGAGAGACTGTCACTGTATTCAGGTAGCCCGTGTGGCCAATATGGTTGGTCTTCAGCTTGCAGTTAGCCAAATTCCATACCTTGACCAGCTTGTCCCATCCACAGGAGACGATGATAGGGTTGCTGCTATTTGGGGAGAAGCGGACACAAGACACCCATTCTGAATGACTCTCATCCTGGACAGTGTACTTGCAGACCCCCAGAGTGTTCCATAATTTTATGGTCTTGTCTCGGGATCCAGAGACAATTTGCCGGTTGTCAGAAGAGAAGGCAACACTCAGCACATCCTTAGTATGGCCCACAAATCGTCTCGTGGTGGTGCCCGTTGTGAGATCCCAGAGGCGCAGTGTTCCATCCCAGGAGCCTGAGAGGGCAAACTGGCCATCAGAGGAGATAACAACATCACTAACAAAGTGTGAGTGACCTCGTAGAGCACGCTGTGGTATGCCATAGTTGGTCTCATCCCTGGTCAGCTTCCACATGATGATGGTCTTGTCTCGAGACGCAGACAGGATCATGTCCGGGAACTGCGGGGTGGTGGCGATCTGGGTTACCCAGCCGTTATGGCCTTTGAGGGTCCCACGAAGGGTCATCTGCTCGGTCATGGCTGTGGCTGATGCGAGTGTCGCCGGAGCGACAAGGATGGCACTGGATAGCAAAGGGAGCCAGGCACCACAGCGGCAGCCACGGCGACCCCGCGGAGGAAAAGCCAGAATGTCCTTTGAGTCCCTACCGAATACAAGACTCTCCTAAAGGGACAGTGTGCTGATGAGTAGGTGGGCATCCTTGCCCTCCAGGATCTAAAAGTCCACTGAACGGGGAAGACAAAAAGGCTAATGGCAGCACAAGGTTCACAAACACCTACCTGGCTCCTTCGGATCCCACAACCTGAGTGCAGCGGATCAACAGGTGGGCATCAAGCCCAGAAACTGCTCTTTAAGGCTCCATCCAGGTCCTCCTCCATCATTGCCCCCCACTACAAGTACACTGCAGTTACCGATGGATATACAAGTCCAAAGCCAAAGTTGGGGAAGAAACAGATGTGTCAAGAAAGTGGGCACCAGAGGACTTGATCAGGTCTTTGGACCTCCCTTTGCTCATCTCTCTTCAAGGCTACCAGCCCAGGGCCAAGGCACCCTCAGAAATTCCCCCAATTCTAGAGTCAAAGGCcacttcatgtttgtgtttttcagaTCTTCCACTCCAGTGACAACACAGCTACCCCCGAGATAGCACTCAAGACCAGCCCCTCCACCCCGAGCTGCAGACACTAACAAAACAGATACTGAAAGGCCAAAACCAGATTCTTTTGAGTGTCTCCCACGACACTCCTGCATGACAGGGCAGCCCACTCAAGATCTTGTCTGTCCCTGAGATCAAAGTCAAAGCCAACCAAAGTTCTCGGTGGCAAAGGCTTTGTCTAGCCTCTTCAGGTCACCCTGATGACCTCGTGAGCCAAgtcaacagtaaataaataaattaaataaataaataaagtctgttgacttgatggagggagggaggacaagaCTTTGTCATTTGTGTGGCCTTCTGAGATTTTGATACCTAAAAGAGTTCCCTGAACAAAACAAGCGCCTCTCCAAGACCAGAGATGGGCACAACAAGGTCCCTACCACACGCGTGGCAATCTCAGAAAGACCCCATGTGGGACTTCGCACCAGAAAGTTCCTCTCCTGGGAATTCTCGGTTTCATAGTGGCAGTACCGCAAAGTGGAGATCCTGGGGCAAGTGGCGAGTGTCAGTCTTTCTCTGCAGGTAGGTGGGTCAAGCGCCGCTGTAAGCGCTGTGTCACGGGCAGGCTCTCTGGGGACAGCATGGTCGTCAAGGGGGGCAGGGGGTGTCCAGTGGCTACGAGGCGCTGACTGGCAGGGCGGGATGAGGAAAAGGAGCCTGCCTTACCGACCTCTGAGAACCTTTCCTGACCAGTGTGCTCAGACCTGGAAGAGGACCACGGCTGTGGTCACTGACTAGGATCAGCTAACAGGGTAGCAGTTAAAAGACCAACTCTGGAAAGAAAACAATCCTGGAGAGGGCTGACCACGGGAGGCCGAGAGCGGGGGTCGCGCCCTGGGCCCCACGATGCCTGACGTCCACTAACTGACCCCGGGTGCGGCTCCGCAGACCTGGCCGGCGGGGACGGAGGACACGGGCCCTGGACGCCCGAGGGCCATTCTGACTGACCAGGAGACGCAGCCCCCGCTCCTCACCACCCCACGCCGCTCACGTTACCTGCGGCCCTCGGGCCGGCCCGCCCTTCGGGGCTCCCGCCCTCCGCCATGCCGACTCGGCCCTCGGCCTCCGCCTGGACCCCACGGTGGTCCGTCCGCCTCCTCGGCGACGCCGTCAAAGAGCAAAGCTGTCTGAGGTACACCTGCGACGCCACCGGCAGGTGGGCGTGTCCGGGGCTCGGCTTCCGGCCAGTATGCGCCTCGCTAGCGCACTTCCGGCTCCGCCAGCGGGGTGCTCGGGTCTCCACTTCCGGCCTAGCTAACGGACTTGAGCGCCATGCTGGGAGGAAGACAAAACTGTGTGACTGCTTCTGAGAAGGAAGCTGCAAGTGTAGGGAAACGCCTTTCCCCTGGGGGCGGAGGCTTATTTGCATGCTTCAGGAACTTCTGATTGGTAGGGTCTGTCCCCGCCCACGGAGAAAGGGCGGGACGTGGGCGTGGCCGCTGCAGCCGAGTAGAACGGAACGTTCTTGGCCTCCCGCGGCGACTGAAAGTCGTGTAGAGACTCGAGATAGCGCCCGCCACCCGTCCTTACGGTGCGGCTCCCGACGGTGCCTTCCGAGTCGGTGACTTGTAAAATGGTGTAAGTCGAGTGCAGCCCAGAATGTCTCCATGGAGCCAGCAGTGCTTGTAGCCTGGCGAGGCGTGTTGACCGAGTGACTTTCCCCAAGCACTCTCGATTTTACCCCGGTCGCACCGTGGGCGTCGCATTCTGAACAGCTCTTAAGCATGGACGCCATCGGGTACTTCCGTTCTCTCCCTCGCGACTTAGGGAAAAGTCTCTTGCAGGGGAAGGACTCCAGGGAGCCGGGAAGGCAGCGCCTTAAGGAGACAGAAGCGCCCTGCCGTGCGAGTCACGGTGGCTGTGACTTgtctgtatctttgtgtggtcATGGCACACCAGCTGAGAGATAGTAACCCATAAgtacctccacacacacacacacacacacacacacacacacacacacacatatcctcacGCCCAGGCTGGCCCAGCTACCCAGGTCTGTAGAGCTGGGTGGGGCAGCCAGGAGTCACGGGCATCGAGGGTgttgaagggaaagagaagagattcCTGCGGTGGTGTTTGGGCTTGATAACAGCAGAGAGCGCCGCTGGCATGAGATACAGGTGACACCAGTGACGCTGCAGGGAAGAGAGCCAGGTGGCCCAGCCTTACCGCTCTACTCCACAACCGCAAATCCCTAGCTCGGATGTCTCGAGTGTAAAACCACCCAGATGTGCACGGACGGATAAATACACATCAAAATGTGGCCCTGTGGACCATCCATACAGCCTTAAAAAGTCTCTGTCCCGGGCTCCAGTATGGACAACCCTGGAGGACACTGTGCTCAGTAAAATAAGCCACCTATAAAGAAGAAATCGTGCACTCGTAGGAGGTCACTAAAGGAATCAACTTGGTAGAAACAGAAACGGAATAGTGGATACTAGGTTGTAGCCAGATAAAACTCCTTACTGTCACCCGAGCCAGAGAATGTCCCTTTTTTCTCTTAGAGACTGCAACTCAGGCCAAACTGGATTCATGGCTTTGACTTAGACAAGAATTCTagaactagggctggagagatggctcagctgttaagagcattgtgtgttcttccaaaggacccgagttcgattcccagcaaccacatggtggctcacaaccatctgtaatgaggtctgctgtcctcttctagcaggcatatatgcaaacagaatgttgtatccataataaataaataaatatttaaaaaaagaattctagaacTAGTAAAAGCAAATCTGAGgttttattaaagatattttaacatAGATTTAACCACAAGACTTAGAAGAGAGTATTAAGACGTACCCAAGTGTTGCTCAAGGGAGTCCCAAACCTTAGCACTAGCTACATACACCATTTTGATGGCTCTCAACTTAGATCTCAAAAGGTTGCTCCAaaactctctctctgtgtgtgtgtgtgtgtgtgtgtgtgtgtgtgtgtgtatgagcttgTAGGGTGGCTTCAGACGTGCTTTGGATGGAATTATAATCTGAAAAGGTAAAATCAGAAGCCACTGGTTGTGTACGGAGTTTGGCACATGTCCTTTCCCATAAATAAAGTTTCTGGTGAGAGTCCTAGAAAACTGCAGATTTATttctgggaaggagggaagaccTGGAGCCATTAATTGGGCCGAAATTCCTGCTTCTCTGTAGGCAAGAGGTTTCAACCAAATTCCTGGATGGGGAGCTCCACATCCTCACAACCCCATAATTTCCCTCTCTATCCTACCTCAGGAGGAAGGGAAAgcgaaaacttttttttttttttttttagatttttatttgttatgtgtataggtttcttccttcatgtatcctacagtacagaagaggacaccagatcttgttacagatggttgtgagccaccatgtggttgctgggaattgaactcaggacctctggaagagcagccagtgctctattcctctgagccatctctccagccaccaaagcGAAAACTTTTTAAAGACTGGGGGCAGTGCATGGAGAGAGGGTCTTGCTCTATagcccttggctggcctggagctcactacgtagaccagtctggccttgaactcttagagatcaacctgcctctgcttccctgatgCTGGGAAAGTACACCAACCACCATACCTGGTgagattgatttttctctttattcagtgtgtgtgtgtgtgtgtgtgtgtgttcgcgtgcATGTGTGCTCTGAGCATTTGTGCGTGCAGGttgcctccaggccagaagagggggttaggcagcctggagctggagttacaggcagttgtgagccagtgTCGGAAACTGTACTCTGCTCGACCACTGAAGTTAGTATTTTAATGGGAACAATACCAGTTTGGAAAGATTAAAAAGGCctggggggccgggcggtggtggcgcacgcctttaatcccagcactcaggaggcagagacaggcggatctctgtgagtttgagaccagccttgtctacaagagctagttccaggacaggctccaaaaccacagagaaaccctgtctcaaacaaacaaacaaacaaacaaataaataaataaataaataggcctGGGGTTGATTATATTATGTTTGCTTATGACTTTAAAAAGGTTAAAATGGCTAATTTct
This genomic window from Chionomys nivalis chromosome 2, mChiNiv1.1, whole genome shotgun sequence contains:
- the LOC130867393 gene encoding receptor of activated protein C kinase 1-like, producing the protein MTEQMTLRGTLKGHNGWVTQIATTPQFPDMILSASRDKTIIMWKLTRDETNYGIPQRALRGHSHFVSDVVISSDGQFALSGSWDGTLRLWDLTTGTTTRRFVGHTKDVLSVAFSSDNRQIVSGSRDKTIKLWNTLGVCKYTVQDESHSEWVSCVRFSPNSSNPIIVSCGWDKLVKVWNLANCKLKTNHIGHTGYLNTVTVSPDGSLCASGGKDGQAMLWDLNEGKHLYTLDGGDIINALCFSPNCYWLCAATGPSIKIWDLEGKIIVDELKQEVISTSSKAEPPQCTSLAWSADGQTLFAGYTDNLVRVWQGTIGTR